Below is a genomic region from Alphaproteobacteria bacterium.
ATTATAAAAATTATGAGAATCTTGTAGTCACGCAAAAAAATGACAATTCTCCTGTTACTGAAGCTGATTTAGCTGCTAATAATTTTATTATAAAAGAGCTAAAAAAATTATTTCCTGATATAGATATTGTTTCGGAGGAAAATAATGAAGAAGCTAATTTGCTCGCTGCAAAAAAAAATGAATATTTCATGGTTGATCCTTTAGATGGTACTAACTCATTTATCAAACATTCTGATGAGTTCACCGTAAATATAGCATTTATTCAAAATAAGAAAGCTATATTTGGTTCAATATATTTACCAGCAAAAGATATTTTATATTTCACTGATGAAGCTAATATTGCTTATAAAACAGAAAAATTTAGTTTGGGAAATAATTTAACAAAAAAAATTTTAAGCACTAGGAAAAGTAATATCACTAGGGTAATTTGCACTAAAAGAGAACCTGAAAGATCAGAGATAATTAAAAATTTAAAATCACGAGACATTCAAACTAAAGATTTGATTTCAGTCGCTAGTTCTTATAAATTTTGTTTAATTGCAGAAGGCAAGGCAGATTTATACCCTAGGAGAGCAAATATTAACGCATGGGATATTGCAGCTGGCCATGCAATTCTAAATGCAGCGGGGGGAAAAATCATTAATTTAGATAATAATTTGGAGTTAATCTATAATTTTCATTATAATTTCAAAATACCCCTTTTTGAATGTTCTAATTTTTCAAAATAAAAGAAAATAATGTGATTTTTTCTTGAGATTATCATAATTAGCTATAATATTCATTTTCTATTAAAGGAGAGGTGGCCGAGTGGCTTAAGGCGACGGTTTGCTAAATCGTTATACGGGTCCTCCCGTATCGTGGGTTCGAATCCCATCCTCTCCTCCAGTTTTTAAATTTAGAAAACCACAAAAAACAAAGTGATTATTACTTTGTAAGTTCAATAAAAAGACTATATTTGATTCAATTTATTTACCTGTGTAAGATATTTTATATTATACAGATGAAAATAATAATGCCTGCAAAATAAAAATTACAGTAAAAATAATACGCAAAAAACGACAATATAAGTATCAATAAAAACTAACAAAGCTAGAATAATTTGCACCAAAAGAGAGCCTAAAAAATAAGAAATAATTGCAGATTTAAGATTACGTAATATTCAAATTCAAAATTTACTATCTGTATCAAGCTCATATAAATTTTGTTTAATTGCAGAAGGTAAGGCACATTTACACACAAGAAGAGCAAATATTAAAGCATGGGATATTGCAGCTGGAGATGCAATTGTTAATGCTGCCAGTGGAAAAGTGATAAACCTCCATGATCAGCAATAAGTTACATATAATTTTAAAATACTATTTTTTGAGTGTAGCTAGTTAATTACAGATTTATTCTGAATTGATTGCTATCATAACTTTTATACTAAATAATAACACACAGCTTTATTGCCAACAGTTAACAAGATTTTAGCTGTATAAAGCCCATCTAATTGGCAAATTAAGCTTTGCTGTCAATATTGCTTCACTTCTATCTTTTGCTTGCAAAAGTTTTTCAGTCCTCCACCACCTCTATGGAGCATGAAGATGTTTAAATCACACAGCACCAGATTGATTTTTTATTTTTTTTGATTCTTCAAATAAATTCTCTAATTGCTTTATTTGAAGTTGTGGAGAAAATTTTTTTATTAATTTTTTCTGAGCATTACTAACTAACTTTTCTCTATAATCTGGTTGTCCTAACAATTGAGATATTTTTCCATACCACTCATTATCATCTACCAACAAACCACACTCATCAGCACATTCATCTACATAAACATTATGATTAGAAGCAATAACAGGTATACCACAAGCAGTATATTCACACCATTTTAAATTGGATACATTGTTGTTAAATTTGATCTGATCACTAAGAAAAATTAAGCCTATGTCCCAATTTCTTTTGGAAAGGAAGGATATAAAATGTTCATAATTTTGTATTTTTGGATAAATGGTAATTCTATTACAAAAGCTTTCAAACAAGTCTTTCAATAAAGTGAACTCACCTATTATTTCTATTTTTACGTTCTTATGCCCTTCTAAAATTTTTTTCAAATGGGGTTGAGCCATATCAAAATCTTTTTGATGAGAAGCAGAACCATAATAACCAATTGTTAAGTTATCATCCTTTTTTACATATTTATTTAGTATATTAAAGGAAGCGTTTATATCACCAGCAAATATTGGTGGTATATTTGCAAATTGCATTTGCAAAGTCTTTTTCAACCTGCGATTTGAAGCATAAATTATATCACTATTTTGAACACAATAATGAAGATTATTTTTGATTTTATCCTGATTAAAATATTTAAAATATCTCTCTCCTATGTGTTCCGGAATATTAAATAGAT
It encodes:
- a CDS encoding 3'(2'),5'-bisphosphate nucleotidase CysQ, with protein sequence MLTNKLISKINQISLNAGLLILAYYKNYENLVVTQKNDNSPVTEADLAANNFIIKELKKLFPDIDIVSEENNEEANLLAAKKNEYFMVDPLDGTNSFIKHSDEFTVNIAFIQNKKAIFGSIYLPAKDILYFTDEANIAYKTEKFSLGNNLTKKILSTRKSNITRVICTKREPERSEIIKNLKSRDIQTKDLISVASSYKFCLIAEGKADLYPRRANINAWDIAAGHAILNAAGGKIINLDNNLELIYNFHYNFKIPLFECSNFSK